Proteins from a genomic interval of Quercus lobata isolate SW786 chromosome 11, ValleyOak3.0 Primary Assembly, whole genome shotgun sequence:
- the LOC115968179 gene encoding uncharacterized protein LOC115968179 → MELLGYFGIAPGQLMPNSWRIEINCMEIWLAANGDMIKVSELIYLYRLKESKEYGYYELVPWARRTRIVKGLPSSFRYWKSRFFFVSGDDFETPSSEAWGDIPRLLRRWGTPNLVKRRPKLKCKYQDRVEKAIEYTRTIESWEDLVDQRTLAFYCLGPDPSPYVLRNIDIKGKKKMTTKFNRDMYAKMRSKKDEPLSNIGKKGVCVTGKGPFATPVVSVTPVISGAETVRTISPAISIDEIPTPSSKRQRISGKEKEKADSHSSTI, encoded by the exons ATGGAGCTTTTAGGTTATTTTGGCATTGCTCCCGGGCAACTTATGCCCAATTCATGGAGGATCGAGATCAACTGTATGGAAATATGGTTGGCCGCTAACGGGGATATGATCAAGGTGAGTGAGCTCATCTACCTTTACCGTTTAAAAGAGTCAAAAGAATATGGATATTATGAGTTAGTACCTTGGGCGAGGAGGACTAGGATCGTCAAGGGCTTACCCTCGTCATTCAGGTATTGGAAGTCTCGTTTCTTTTTCGTGTCAGGTGACGATTTTGAAACCCCTTCTAGCGAggcttggggtgatatcccaaggttgctccgtcggtggggaaccccgaaCTTAG TTAAGAGACGTCCTAAGTTAAAGTGCAAATACCAAGATCGTGTTGAAAAGGCGATAGAGTACACCAGGACGATTGAAAGTTGGGAGGACCTTGTAGATCAACGGACGCTAGCATTCTATTGCTTAGGCCCAGACCCATCTCCCTATGTCTTGCGCAACATCGACATCAAGGGAAAAAAGA AGATGACGACTAAGTTCAACAGAGACATGTATGCCAAGATGAGGTCTAAGAAGGACGAGCCTTTATCCAATATCGGGAAGAAGGGAGTGTGCGTGACTGGGAAAGGCCCGTTCGCTACTCCAGTTGTTTCGGTTACTCCCGTCATCTCCGGTGCTGAGACCGTGAGGACGATCTCTCCAGCCATTTCGATTGACGAGATTCCCACTCCTTCGTCAAAGAGGCAGCGTATATCAGgcaaggagaaggagaaggctGATTCTCATTCATCCACTATATAG
- the LOC115968181 gene encoding chaperonin 60 subunit alpha 2, chloroplastic-like — translation MWSCRNVILSEFGSLKVINVGVTIARSMELSDAIENAGAMLIQEVATKMNDLVGDGTTTTIVLAQAMIKSGMLAVAFGANPVSLKKGMDKTVKELVKVLKKKSVLVRRRDDIKGI, via the exons ATGTGGTCGT GCCGTAATGTTATTCTTTCTGAGTTTGGATCGCTTAAAGTAATTAATGTTGGCGTTACAATTGCTCGATCCATGGAGCTTTCAGATGCAATTGAGAATGCAGGAGCAATGCTAATCCAAGAG GTTGCAACCAAAATgaatgatttggttggtgatggtACAACTACTACAATTGTTTTGGCTCAAGCAATGATCAAATCTGGGATGCTGGCAGTTGCTTTTGGGGCTAACCCAGTTTCTTTGAAGAAAGGAATGGATAAGACTGTGAAAGAATTGGTCAAggtcttgaagaagaaaagtgtgCTAGTAAGAAGAAGAGatgatataaaaggtatttag